The genome window AGCTACTGGGAGCATCAGGAGGGCAGGACTGGGGGTACCTGGGGCCCCTTGACTGCAGAATCAGGACAGGAGTTGCTGGAGGGGGACAGGGAGAACTGGGTGAGCTGGGTGGGAGGACTGGGGGTACTGGAGAATTGGGACAGGGAAAATGGGGGGGAGAATTGGGAAGATCAGGAGAAGCAGGACTAGACTTAGAGGACAGGAATTGGGGGAGAGACACTGGGAGAACTGGGCTTTCTGtggggaaggatttgggatttcTCAAAGGTCTTTACAGTGTTTGGGCTCCATGTGGGGAGGTCTAGGGGGGGTCTGACCTTGTCGAGGGCAGGAGAGCTCCAGGACTTTACCTGGGGCTTGGGGACACTGCTCAGAGCCCCTTATCTTGTTGGAGCCTCTGACCCTCCCATGGTGGTGGCCCTGGGGTTTTGGGGGATGGTGGTGGAGCACAAGGCCTGAGTGATGGAGAGTGGGGAGCTGTTGGTGCCTCAGGTGAGGGGGGCAGCCTCCTGCTGGGGATCTGGGGGAGCCTCTGGTGGGGCTGCTTGGCCTCACTGGGGCCCAGCTGGGCTTGGGAGTGGCTGAGGAGATGGGGAAGGCTCCAGGGGGATTTTCTGGATCCTTTTACTCGTGTTCCCTGAGTTGGTGGTACCAGATGTGCTCCGTGTGGGATTGCATACAGGAACCCTGTGCCCCAGGGTATGTCTGGGTGTCATCCCCATCCTCACTGACAGGGCTGAACAATCCTCTGGTTCCATTATTGCTCACActgctttccctccttttcccagacTCTCCCTTTTTCCAGGAAGAGCTGAAGCCCAGAAGTCCTCACCATGGATTTCCAGCACCGCCCAGGGGGTAAAACGGGCAGCGGTGGCGTGGCCTCGGCCTCCGAGAGCAACCGGGACCGGCGGGAGCGGCTGCGGCAGCTGGCGCTGGAAACCATCGACATCAACAAGGTGAGGATGGGCACAGGCCCTCCCACAGTCCAGGGGACAGAGTGAAGTGTCACATTCCTGGGATTttggaatggcttgggttgaaAGGAATATTAAAGCTCATCCAGGGACACCACCCACTGTCCCAGGTCACTtcaagccccgtccagcctggccttgggcactgccagggatccagggacagccccagctgctctgggcaccctgtgccagggcctgcccaccctcccagccaacaattccttcccaataatccatctaaacctactcttGGTCtatttgaagccattcccccttttcctggtCCCCCAGGCCTTTTTCCAAAGTCCTCCTCCAGttctcttggagcccctttaggttCTGTGGAACCAGAGCCTTTTTATCTCTGGGCTGGGGCTTGGACTGGGTTTAAATACTTCTGGTTCTGGGCATGTTGGGGTTGAATAAAGAAAGTTTGGGACACAGTGACAGGGAGATGCCAGCTCTTGTTTGTCCATCTATTTCCAGTCTCCCcagggctggtttgggttgTGGTGTTTCGTGCTGCAGTTGGGAATTCTGTCACCAATGCACACAGCTGCTGTTGGTCCTCTCTGTTTCCTCCTCATAGAGTTCTCTAGTGctgtaaatttaaaatctgaactCAGCTACAGGATCCTAGGAAATCCTGAGCTGAAAGGATCCTTCAGGGATGatcagtgcagcccctggccctgcccagaccccccaacaagccccccctgagcatccctgagagcgctgtccaaatgctcctggagctctggcagccttggggccgggcccattccctggggagcctgggcagtgccagcagcctcggggggaAGAGCCACTTCCTCTAGTGCAGAACTCTGCAGTATTTTGGTTGTTCTCTTGCTTTGCCAGTGGATTTTGCTCATAACTTGTCAATCATTCTTTTCTCAGGACccatattttatgaaaaatcaTCTGGGCTCCTACGAGTGCAAGCTCTGCCTGACGCTCCACAACAATGAGGTGAGGGGAAGGCCTGCCTGTCctgatcccagcagcagcaatttgGGAATAACAGTACCTTCAGCACCTGGGCAGTGGCTGCTGAGCCATGAGGGGTGGTTAAACCTGACAGTGTAGAACAGCTCAGCAACTGAGTGCAATCTGCACTTTTGGAGTGAGATTCCTCTGTGGAGAGGATTAAAACACCCCTGTCAGGCTGTGATATAATCTCCCTGTGACAGGAGACTTTCAATCATGACTTCATTTAACTTCTACCTTGGTTTTTATTGCAGGGGAGTTACTTAGCACATACCCAGGGGAAGAAGCATCAGACCAATTTGTAAGTCATTCTCTACCATAACTTTATTCTCCCTTACTGAAGCACTTTAATGTTATGATGTTGAGTATCTGTAGTCCTTTAACTCCACTGCACCCTGCCTGATTGTTCTTTTACTGTGGTTCCTCATGCAGCCAGGAGGCACAGCCTGAACCTGCATGAAAAATGGTGCTGAAAATCTCCCATTTTGAGCTGAAGTTCAAATCCAGTCGTGAAATCTctgaaggaagagggagaaagagttttaaaagcaaatagtCTGAGTCTGGTTGATGGAACTCtgcctgccagagctccaggagcgtttggacagcgctctcagggatgctcagggtgggagTGTTGGGGGGTCTGGACAGGGCCTggggttggatttgatgattccagctcaggagattcCAAGATTCTGACAAATTCTGGATTTGTCAGTACATGTTTGGAGAAGTtaataagttttattttaaggagtCCAGTTTGCTTTATCTATGGGtttggtgccttttttttttttttcagtttgatttcAAGAATTAAAGTATTCTCAAATCCATCTGTGGAGCCCTGGCCTCAAGATTATCATGAGGGTGGATCAGATTGAGTGACAGCCTTTAGCTAGGGGAAGGATGGAtacagctggggaaggaaaacaggatttCTTGGCATGATTCCTGTGAAATGCTGTGCTGAGGGATTCAAATTGCTCCTGGGTATCCTTTAGAAACAAAGGCAGGTAACCcttaaattctgaaattcatCCCCAGGGCCCGACGAGCAGCCAAGGAAGCCAAGGaagcccctgcccagcctgccccagAGAAGGTCAAAGTGGAAGTGAAGAAATTTGTGAAAATTGGGCGCCCAGGCTACAAAGGTGAGTTGGGGTGGCCAGGAGGTCCCTGATGGGCAGTGCCTGGAGTGCCCAGCTGGGATGTGAATTATTCATTAGTTTTTTTAGCAGCTCTGCCCATTAAAATACCTCTCCTGGAGTCCTTTTATTGTTTAAATTGCTCATGGAACATTTCTTTATTGCTGACAGGCCAGGGAGAACCACTTTAATAATAGATGGCTGTGTCTCAGGCTGCCAGGGAGATGATGGCATTTCatctctcctccttctcctgtgctgcagcaccttTCATTAATGCTGTAGATCACCCACTCCATGCAGAActcatgtttcttttctgaaatcacATAGTTTTGGCCTTCAGTACAAAGTTTGGCTTTTTATTCTCACCAGTACTTTGTCCCACAGCAGTAGAAGAGAATCATtgaataatttaggttggaaaatacctttgaGATCACTGAATTAGACAGTAAACTtagcactgccaaggccacaaCTAAACCATTTCCCCTGGTGTTCCATCCAGAGGTGTTCtagcacttccagagatggtgatTCCTGgacagccccttccagtgcttTACAGCCCTCTcagggaaggaattttcccgatatccagcctaaatctggcccagcctgaggccgttccctctcctcctgtccctgttccctggagcagagcccgacccccccggctgtcccctcctggcagggacttgtgcagagccagaagggccccctgagcctccttttctccaggctgagccccttcccagctccctcagcccctcctggtgctccagacccttcccagctctgttcccttctctggacacgctccagcccctcagtgtccttgGGGAGAAGGGCCCAAACCtgcccacagcagtgacacaatcccagaatggtttgggttggaagggaccttaaagctcagcccatcccaggtttggccagggacacctcccaccatcccaggctgctccaagccccgtccagcctggccttggacacttccagggatccagggatccacagttgctctgggcaccctgtgccagggcctgcccaccctcacagaagTAGATTTGGTTAAAGATaatgtgacatttttttttgataaacaggagaaaaatcttgTAATATTTAATTGTTGGAAGCTTTTAGTGTTTCTCAGGGCAGATTAATGGTGCTCTCACCCTGCTGGGGGATGTTCtcagctttcttatttttttacagtgacCAAACAGAGAGACCCAGAAACAGGCCagcagagccttctcttccaGGTAAGGGCAGGGTTAAAACTCTCCTTGTCAGGATTTTCCAGATAAAACTGCTGCTGAATGAACAGTTCTTGGCAGGATCCATGAAATCAATAATAATGAGGCAATATTAAGGAGGCCTTATCTTTCTGGTTTCTGCAGCTGGTTGTGTTGAGCAAATCCCTGAGCtcagctgccaggctgtgtAGTGGGAGAGGAATGTGTAGTGTgaggtggaatgagatgatcccagaatcacagataatttgggctggaagggacctttaaaatGATCTATTTCCAACTCCCTgtgatgggcagggacacagggacaccttccatgagACCAGGTTGCTCTtccctggccttgaacacttccagggatggagcagccacagcttctctggacaacctgtgccaggcctccccaccctcacagggaacaattccttcccaatatctcTCCTAAATTTCACCTATTTCAGTTTGGgctctttaaggtccctcctaacccaaaccattctgtgattctcagcCCTTCCCTCCACTATTTGTTCCCTTTGTGTTGGGGATTGCTCTGGGTATGCTCCACCCTGGGAAATAAGTTTGGAGCAGAGGTGGGGGTGCAGGGTGGGTGTTGCTGATGCTGCCCTGCCCCCCCAGATCGATTACCCCGAGATAGCTGAGAGCATCATGCCCCGGCACCGCTTCATGTCAGCCTACGAGCAGCGCATCGAGCCCCCGGACCGGCGCTGGCAGTAcctgctgatggcagcagagccctACGAGACCATCGCCTTCAAGGTGAGACCTGGGAAAGGAAACCTGGGAGAGTTCCCTTCCTGCCTTTGCTaggtcaagggaggggattgtgctgctctgctcagcactggggcagcctcaccaTCAGTGTTGTGTGTTGTCACTGTGATGTGAGAAAGATGCTGCGCCattagagagtgtccagaggagggacacggagctggggaaggctctgaggagcagctgagggcacttggctctttcagctggagcagaggagactgaggggaggtGGAGGGGCAGAGTCTGagctcttctctgctctgggacggggacaggagcccaggaagggctggagctgtgccagggcttgggatggatctcagggcaaggttcttccccccgaggctgctggcactgcccaggctccccagggaatgggcccggccccaaggctgccagagctccaggagcgtttggacagcgctctcagggatgctcagggtgggcttgttggggggtctgggcagggccaggggctgcatcAATGATCCCTGTgagtcccttcccactcaggatattctgtgattgaTTCCCAATGAACCCTCTGATGTCTGTGCTAACCCTCAGGGGTTAATGGACTGGGAAGGGGGGTCAGGAAGACGTGGCTGGAAGTCATTAAACCCCACTGAAGTTTGGTGGAGGACTCTGGCATGAAAACCAGactgtgctgagctctggggagcTGTGAATTCCCAGTGTCTGGCACAGACAGGAGCCTCCTGGGCTTCACTCCTCAGCCTCTGTGCAGATGTTCAGGGAGGGATTTTTGCTGGTTGTCCTTGACCGATAGGGAAGTAACTTAATTCTTTCCTGCCCCCACCTCTGTCTAATAACAACCCTGCAGGGCCTGGAATAACTGTGCTTATCTCACAGGCTCTGGGGCTAAAAAGGGCCTTTGAGCTAATCTGGTGCTGCTAAGAATAGCTCTATGTTCTCTTTTGGTGCAGGTGCCAAGCAGAGAAATTGATAAAGCAGAGGGAAAGTTTTGGACTCACTGGAACAGAGAAACCAAACAGGTAACTGAGGTTTTGTAATGTCTGTCCTTATGGGGAGCAGAGCAACTTGAGACAATGACatcagctctgtcctgctgcctctgaTGTTCAAATCTCTTAGTCCCTCAGTGCACCTGTACAGTGAGAGCTCCTGACAGAGTTCCTCCTgtgtgggattttgggaaggattaaatttctggcagcagcaggatggggcaTAAATATCCAGAGAtgaggaggctcaggggagaccttcTTGCTCTTACacctccctgacaggagggtgcagccagaTTGGTGTCAGGCTCTGATCCCAGGGAACAGGAGAAAAGCCcagagggaacggcctcaggctgtgTCAGgagagatttaggttggatattgggaaaattccttcactTAAAGCattgtcaggcattggaacagactgcccagggcagtggtgaagtcaccactcctggaagtgtttaaaaacatgtggatgtggcatttgtggacatggtttagtggtgaatgTGGTGGTGTTGCTGGGCTGATGGTTGAACTTGTTGATCCTTagggtttggtttggcttttccCACCCAAATGATTCCATGATGAATGTGCAGgtctgtcccctccctggctCTGTGCCTTGTGttccctgcacacacctggCTGAGGGAGCCTGGGGGTGCTCCCCTGTATCCTGTCAGAGCAGGAGATGTTGCCTGGGGGGTTCCCACCCCTCACAGGAGCCCCTCAGTGCTCAGAGTCCAGGGAGGTAAAATCTGGGGCAAGACTGGTGCCAGTCACAcatgctcccagggctgggacatctGAGGGCAACAGGAGGggcctgagctgtgctctggggcagagagcagctcctgtgtgctggcagagctgtcaccaggctgctggcagagctgtcaccaggctgctggcactgcccaggctccccagggaatgggcccggccccaaggctgccagagctccaggagcgtttggacagcgctctcagggatgctNNNNNNNNNNNNNNNNNNNNNNNNNNNNNNNNNNNNNNNNNNNNNNNNNNNNNNNNNNNNNNNNNNNNNNNNNNNNNNNNNNNNNNNNNNNNNNNNNNNNNNNNNNNNNNNNNNNNNNNNNNNNNNNNNNNNNNNNNNNNNNNNNNNNNNNNNNNNNNNNNNNNNNNNNNNNNNNNNNNNNNNNNNNNNNNNNNNNNNNNNNNNNNNNNNNNNNNNNNNNNNNNNNNNNNNNNNNNNNNNNNNNNNNNNNNNNNNNNNNNNNNNNNNNNNNNNNNNNNNNNNNNNNNNNNNNNNNNNNNNNNNNNNNNNNNNNNNNNNNNNNNNNNNNNNNNNNNNNNNNNNNNNNNNNNNNNNNNNNNNNNNNNNNNNNNNNNNNNNNNNNNNNNNNNNNNNNNNNNNNNNNNNNNNNNNNNNNNNNNNNNNNNNNNNNNNNNNNNNNNNNNNNNNNNNNNNNNNNNNNNNNNNNNNNNNNNNNNNNNNNNNNNNNNNNNNNNNNNNNNNNNNNNNNNNNNNNNNNNNNNNCCAtcccccctccccctccctccaacTGAAGCCCCTCCTGGACTCCATCCCGTGGGATTTGTGTCTTTTTAACTGCAGCTCACCCCCAATCCAGGGAGCAATTCCTTTTTGTATGTCTGGAAACCTGACTGAATTCTGTAGATTCATTAAAAGgtttttg of Parus major isolate Abel chromosome 28, Parus_major1.1, whole genome shotgun sequence contains these proteins:
- the SF3A2 gene encoding splicing factor 3A subunit 2 — translated: MDFQHRPGGKTGSGGVASASESNRDRRERLRQLALETIDINKDPYFMKNHLGSYECKLCLTLHNNEGSYLAHTQGKKHQTNLARRAAKEAKEAPAQPAPEKVKVEVKKFVKIGRPGYKVTKQRDPETGQQSLLFQIDYPEIAESIMPRHRFMSAYEQRIEPPDRRWQYLLMAAEPYETIAFKVPSREIDKAEGKFWTHWNRETKQVTEVL